A window from Primulina huaijiensis isolate GDHJ02 chromosome 11, ASM1229523v2, whole genome shotgun sequence encodes these proteins:
- the LOC140988409 gene encoding cytochrome P450 72A397-like, whose protein sequence is MWSSILINIFLSTILVFAWRFLDWVWFKPRKMEKILRKLGFQGNSYKILFGDAKEISEMGKKAYSKPLSLTHDIVPRVFPFISNTIKKYGKNSFMWVGPRPNIFVTDVELVKDVLNKYQTYQKNFNISNPIVKQFVKGLLRYEGEEWSQSRKQLKPAFNVNKLKEIVPTTQQCCEKILNECEKMMSSDGCGVVDMAAQIEKFTASSVGCSLFRANYGATDKVFELVKEYAVLANPARPFSIPGEGYWPTKKNRRVKEIEEQIQCTVMDEINEREKRDITLQEILLSTTLKRQRV, encoded by the exons atgtggAGTTCAatcttgataaatattttcctGTCCACTATACTAGTTTTCGCATGGAGATTCTTGGACTGGGTTTGGTTCAAACCTAGGAAAATGGAGAAAATCCTTAGGAAACTAGGATTCCAAGGAAATTCTTACAAGATTCTCTTTGGAGATGCTAAAGAAATATCTGAAATGGGCAAAAAAGCCTACTCCAAACCTCTTTCTCTCACCCACGATATTGTGCCTCGCGTCTTTCCCTTTATATCGAATACGATAAAGAAATACG GGAAGAATTCATTCATGTGGGTGGGACCGAGACCAAATATATTCGTGACAGATGTCGAATTGGTGAAAGATGTGTTGAATAAATACCAAACTTATCAGAAGAATTTTAATATATCTAATCCGATAGTGAAGCAGTTCGTTAAAGGCCTTCTTCGATACGAGGGTGAAGAATGGAGCCAATCCAGGAAACAGCTCAAGCCTGCTTTTAATGTGAACAAGTTGAAG GAAATTGTGCCTACAACTCAACAATGCTGCGAGAAAATTCTCAATGAATGCGAGAAGATGATGTCCAGCGATGGGTGTGGTGTGGTCGATATGGCCGCTCAAATCGAAAAGTTCACTGCTTCATCCGTGGGATGCTCATTGTTCAGGGCTAACTATGGTGCAACCGACAAGGTTTTTGAGCTTGTCAAAGAGTACGCAGTCCTTGCAAATCCGGCTAGACCTTTCAGTATTCCGGGTGAAGG GTACTGGCCTACCAAGAAAAACAGGAGAGTCAAGGAAATCGAAGAACAAATACAATGCACAGTTATGGATGAGATTAACGAGAGAGAAAAGCGAGACataacactacaagaaattttacTTTCAACGacactcaaaagacaacg tgtttaa